Genomic segment of Candoia aspera isolate rCanAsp1 chromosome 2, rCanAsp1.hap2, whole genome shotgun sequence:
CAGTCTCCTAGctggcaagtgtaatcaggtcttcagtccattgAGTAAGTAGGGctatacatttttctttccaatggTGTAATATCAGTTTTTTGGCCATAGTAACCGCACAGAAAATCCATTTACGTTGTCCTGTTGTCacattccatgtactaggtagatagtcctcgcttaatgaccactcatttagcaacagatcagacttatgatggtgctaaaaccCGACCTGCAACCAGAccccacacttacgaccgtcacagtgccctgctgtcatgtgatcacgattcaggcacttggagATCTGTTCGCGTTTATGACTGTCGcggcatcccacggtcacgtgatcatcattttcaactgtcccagccagcttctggcaagcaaaatcaatggggaaccacctgatttgcttaatgaccatatggttcacttaataactgcagtgatttgcttagcgaccaaaattccagtcccaattgtggttgttaagcgaggactacctgtatgtaattCTGAAGAATACTGAACACTGTAATATACTGAACACTGCATGTAATTCAGAAGAACTGAACAGCTAATCTAAAGTCTCTTTCCAGTTGAGCTTGAAATCTGGTGACCACAAAGCTACCTCACccctgtagctttcttggcaaaaatactcTAATTATTTTCACTACTGTTACTTGGCAGTGCCTGATGGGTTTATGCACCAAGCTATGCAAATCTGACCACAGTACATCCTGTTGCTATTTTTAAAGCAGCATAAACCTTCTTCAAGGTGAACTTGAATCCTGGTGACCTTGTGGACAGGCCCATGTTGTTTTCTTCACAACAGTACCTAAGTAGGGTTTTGAAAAATGCTGTATCAACTTCTGTAGTGAGAGAATATAAGAATGGTGACTAAGGAGGGTGACTGAGGGCCCCAGTGGAAGGGCATGGTCACCTCTGCCTCAAACACCCCAGAAGTATCTTCCTGATTCTACTCACTAGTTGTCATTTGGTTTAACCTCCTATAGAATGTAGCTGTTTTTTACACTCTTGAGGCTGCCTTTGGTGGGTGCTGATATCAGAGGCAAAATACAACTTGTATTACTTCAGTACTGGTATAGCTGTGGATGCCTCATTCATGAGCTGGTGAGGACCCTGTCATGAAAACCAAGGGGCAAAGAATGATGGTTCCATGGCTATGTGCAAGTGGGGACATGGCCCTGGTCAGAGATTGGAGGCGCATTCATTTATTATCCTGCATTCATTGGCAAAACCTTTGCCCATGTAACCCCAAATCAGGGCCATGTTGCTGATAGAATTGAACTCCATTTATAATTGGTCTCTCTTCTAGGCCAAATTTTATTGCAGTCTCCTCAGAATCTAAATCTAGAGCAACCATTGCAGAAAATGTGATCCTCTGCATTTAAATCCTTCAGATAAGGATACTATTGGGCAGCAGACACTCAGCACTTTACTGGAGATAGTTTGTTCATCAAAATCTCCACCAAGACAGTTGCCTGTTTTGGTGTCTTGTCAGTGCCAgtcaaatatttgtttgtttgatcttACAGGCtacttatattttaattttaaaaagagagaaataattttAACTGGTAGGGAGTTTTGTGTATGTTTCCTTGTATAATGATCctgtactgattttattgttttgtttgcaGTCAGACACATATTATCTGCTTGAAtgtagagaaataaataaatatgaccatCTGTATAATAAAGAAATCTCCCCACAATATGAagagttttttggggggcgggtgggaatgcaacttttaaaaatgctcttttaGGATGTATTAATGGGACCAGCGAGTCCAATTTGCAGGAAGCAATCTCTACTCTGCCTTAGGCCCCAGTCGAAATACTGTATCTAGTTCTGGGTATCACAGTCCAAAAAGACATAGAGgaactggagcaagttcagagaaggTCTGCTAAAATAGTGAGGGGACTGGAAACAaagtcctatgaagaatggttgaaggaactggatatgtttaCTTTAAAGAAGAGAAGACTAAGGGTGTCATGACAAGTCTTCAGATACCCAAAAACCTGTcacagaaaggaggaagagggccTGTTTGCTGTTGTCctggagggcaggaccagaaccagtgtGTTGAAACTACATGGAAGTAGATTCAAATTAGATATTAAGAGGAATTTCCTGTTGTTAAGAGGTGTcaaccagtggaacaggctgccagtGGTATGATGCTCTTTattagaggtcttcaaacagaggatggatagccatctgtctaaaatgctttagcagatcgtgcactgagcagggagttggactagatgacctctaagtcATATGGCTCTATATTTCTATGATCCTTctgattctttttccttttttcagtttgCAGCAGGATATGGAGAGCCAGAGATCTTCCATTCTCCATAGAGTGGTCAGTTTTGCTCCTGATCCACTCCCTGGTATGATTTGGTGTTGGGTGGCTTGCATTTTTGCCCCTCAGGAGTCAGTATACTCCTCTGCCTGAAGATGTAGGCAGTAACCTCTGAACCTCTCTTTCCAGCCCGGCAATATGACAGGCGCACCACTGAACCAATCAGCTTCTACCTCTCTGGCTTGGAAGAGCTGCTTGCTTGGAAACCCACCAGGGACGATGCTTTCAACGTGTCtactgaacctttggctaaacaCCAGCCCCTGCTTGAGAGCCACCAGCCCCGCACCCTGGTCTGCCATGACATGAAGGGGGGCTACCTTGAAGACAGGTGGAGAATGAAGCAGACTTTGTAACTGATTCTCTGCTAAAATTGCTGGGGCCATGCCATACCTCCTGGCTCTCCTGGATAGGATTTCATATGCTCACCTGCCAGGGATTCCTGGTTAGTTGGGGTGGCCAGATGAAGCATTCAAACCAAGACTCATAAAAGCATTTCATATACATTGTCTTATAATTCGCACAGTGGTCCTTCAGCATATTATTATTACCTTCATATTGAAAATGGAGTGTGCAGGAGGAGTGTTCAGGTGGAGGTTTGAATAAAAGCTTCCCAGATTACATGTTTAAAGCCAAACTATGTGTGACATCAGTGGTGATGTCagtcagtcttccccaacctgagcaTCTTCCATTCACAtcctggacttcaattcccagaatgttcAGCAATGTCATGTTGGcccaggaattctgggtgttgaagtccacacatctgcaaaactATGTGGGGGTGGATGGGGTAAATAGTgggctttgaatttttttttaattctgtgagTCCCCTCCACATGCTCTGGATGAGGGCTGTAACTTTGTAGAGGTTTGGGGTTTGTTGGTAGGGGTTCTCCAGACTGGAGTGGTCTAGGGTGAAAGGTACTGCAAGGTGCTAAAATGATCCAAGAGAGTTGCCCTTCCCCCCCGTCTGGTTTCTGGCATCTCTCTTCCACTCAAGGGATCTGGTCCCCAGGCAGCCCTTTTAGCTTTACTGTGTGTCATTCAAAGCAAGCTGCTGCTTTATTGGCTTCCTGTACTCCTTGAAATTGGCCTTGGAATGCTTGCACTAAAAGAGAATGGGAATTAAGTTTGGCTTCAGCAATTATCAGGGGAAATCCAGTTGTTAACTGTAAAACCTCCTAAGGGAGGGTGGCAGCTGGGCCTCCCTTGCTTCAGGTAGAGTAGAATAAACAATAAACGGCCTTGGCTGGTTTGAGTAGCCTGAACAGCCTGATAAAATACTAAGAGCAACTTTGGCCTGGGGGGAGCAAAGCCCGTCAGCTGAATGCATTGCACCCCTTTGGGCTTTGCTAAATTTCTCTCCCTGCTTCCCCTGCTGCCTCTGCAGGTTCATCCAAGGTGCAAAGGTGCGTGACCCCTACGTGTTCTACCACTGGTGCTACATCGACATCTTTGTTTACTTCAGCCATCACTCGGTCACCATCCCCCCAGTGGTGTGGACTAACGCTGCTCACCGCAATGGCGTCCTCATGCTAGGTGGGTTTAAGGAGATGGCGAATGGCCTGAGAAGAGCCCTTCCCTGAAAGTGGCACTGTTCAGGGCATGCATTAAGGAGGTACTCATGTTCCTGGATAACTTCCCTGTCCTTCCTGCTGAGATGGAAAGCTCCACTTCTGGAGGATGAAATCAGTCTCCTGCCCGTTAATTGTGTACTTGTGTCATGCTTTAACTATTGCTGGCTGGGTGTATTCCTGTTATCCCTCCTCTTTCTGGGAGTTCCTGCGAACACATGGGAACTTGTCACCTGCCCTGGCTGAGGTGCTAgattaggactggggagacctgaGTTCAAGCCCgtcttcagccacagaaactcactgggtgtcTTAGGACCTGTtactctcccagcccaacctgaCAGTTGttgggataaaatgaaaggagataaCTAGATAACCCCCCTTGAACTCCCAGGGGAAAGGCTCCCATTTTGAATCGATAAACATTatttaatcaataaaaataataatagcaagcAAGCTGGGTTACTCTCCTTTGGGAATAGTTTGCAAACCCAGTGGGTTGTGGTGTGGCTCCTTAACATCTCTGATGGCATCCCTCTTTTTTGGCTCTGCTTTATGATGGAGACCATTTCTGACTTTTCTGACATTTATCTTGTTGTCACTTTCATCTGCTGTGGCCTTTCCAGAAGCATTTGGTTGGCCAGAGTGGGGGGCAAAATACTGGACTTGGTCAGTCTTCGGTTCGATCCAGCAGGGCtcccttattttcttctttagcaTGTCCTTGGTTGATATTCCTTCTTAACGCTAACTTCCTCCTGGCTTGGCGAGAAAGATTTTGAAGACGACGGGAGCTAAGAGAGTCAGCGTCTCCCTGTGTTGCTTCTCCTGCTTGCAGGAACGTTCATCACGGAGTGGGCAGACGGTGAGAAGATGTGCGAATCATTTCTGGCAGGCGAGGAGGAAGCATATCGTGCTGTGGCTAAGCAGCTGGCTGCAATCGCAGAGTTTTATCGTTTTGATGGCTGGTTGATCAACATTGAGAACTCTTTGAGTGTAAGCCAGAATTGCTTCCTGGTTGCCCTCTCCCTGCAGTCCTGGATCTATGCTAGTCCTAAGCCAGGATGGAGCTTACTTCACTTACAAAGAGCTGGCCTCACAGCTATTCCTGAAACTCGCAGGATCTGTATTCCTGCGGGCATAAAGTGTATATTACACAACCATAGGTACATTCTGTATAGATACATTCTGTCTTGTCTGTTCTGGCCTTGGTTCTTGAAAGATCCTGGTGTCTACAAGAGATGTAGCAAGGAAGGGGAGCAACCAATTTTTCCCGCAGCTTGTGCAGAAACTAAAAGTAACCACAGCAATCAAAAGTTAAAGACTTTTGGCTAGTTAAAGCTTTTGATAGTTCTGACTGCTATATACAGActtccatgtttgtttattttacatcATTGATATCCTGCCCACTGTCAGAAACTCTAGGTGACGCACATCAGATTAGAAATAACATTAAGCCcccacagttaagagaaagacaTAACACTTTATTACAAAAACAGCACCCCCAACCTGGGACTGATGCCTCAGGCCTCAAATGTTTCCTGGAAAAGTTGAGTTTCCAGAAGCGGGACGGGGACCATCTGGAGCTTGCGGGGTAGTGTGTTGCAGAGGGCTGGGCCTTCCAGTGAGAAGGTCTGCCCCCAGGTTCTTGTCTCCCTAATTCCTGTGGAGCACCCCCTTTTCTGCTGGTCAAACAGGACGTTTGTATGTATACAACTTGCTCTTTGTGTGTTTTAGAATTAGCTGTAGTGTGCTTTcctacttcatttatttatttaatcaatcagttTAGATGGCTGTCCAACCCCCagattgtgactctgggtggctaacagaggATTAAAACCAATACtaaactgcaaaaataaaatagcagaaaGGAAGAAGACATGATGCAATTGAGGCCAGCTCACAATCCTTCAGCCCCAAACCATTTCAGATGGGCTCATCCACTgccctgacccagtgcctggggaGAAGCCAGTCTTTgaggccttatggaaggccagcaaggttggggtCATCCAGATCTGGGGAGGGGGGTCAGCTGTCCCAGAGGGAAGACATCACAATAGAAACCAAAGCTGGGGCTCACAAGTGGAGGTGTATTAAGGACAGCAAGGCAGATGGTGACGGGTTCAGGAAAATGGCAACTTGAAAACTTTTGATTCCAGGATCCACAATCTTTTTTGTAGATTTAGGATCCATTCCGTTTCCTCAGCCATATCCTTTCCCTATCACAGATAGGAGATGGGGGCAGATGTCTTTCAGTTACATTGAAATCTGAATATTCATTACTAGAAGTCACTTGGATGGTAGCCCACAGAGAAGATGAGATTTTATGTGGAAAGTCACTGAAGGTATTCTCTGTAAAAGCTGATTTTCAGCACTCGCTGTAATCAAAACGAAATATCAAAGTAGACTGAATGTTCTGCCATCTTTAAGACTAGAATAAATCTTATGCCATGTATTGATGAAATAATATTGTTGGCTGCAAGGtcataaaacatgttttatttcaatactccctttacttttcttctttttgtagaaACAGTCATAAGTTTTCATCATTAAAATTATATAGATTGTCTGCTATTCCATGGACTTTAAAAGTTTAAGGAAAACTCCTACAGATGATGGACATAGTTTTCTGTAGGAAGGTATGGCTTTCTGCTGCAATCCAGAGTTTGAAAACTACAAGGGATGATTAATtgatggtttgcaaagcagggtGACTGTGTTTAGCTTTCCTGGCAGGTTTTGGCAGCCCAGAGGATGCCCCGTTTCTTGCAGCATCTGACAGCCGAAGTGCACAGACTGGTGCCTGGAGGGCAGGTGTTATGGTATGACAGCGTCCTGCAGAGTGGAGAGCTCAAATGGCAGAATGAGCTCAATGAACAAAACCAGTGAGTCCGGTATTAACTTcctttcccacctctctctctctccaaaaatccgagaacaggaagaagagcaggGCGTCCAAACCAAAGGGGCTGTGTGCAGTCCTACTGAACTTCTGTCCCCATGTAGGCTCTTCTTGACATACTTGTCATGCAGTTTGGGTGAATTTTACAGTAATGAAGTAAATAAATGCCCCACATGCCATGGAATGTGGTGGCATTTATAAGAGTCAGTAAGTGGATTGCTAGCGTGGAGCAGCTTTGGGGAAATTTCCATCTTCTGACCAAACAAGTTGGAAATGTTGTTGTGAAAAATGGAACAGGAGAGTCATTTGGTTCTTTGAAAGAAGACCAAATTGTGAATGTCAGTGCAAGCCCTACATGTGCAAGCCCTAAGTTAAGTCAGTAAGCTGGTGACTGCCCTGACCTTTGGGGCTCAATGCATGATGGTCTGCCCTGCCAAAGCCTGTGGAAGGGAGGGGCAGTCATATCCACTTGGTAATGAACAAAGCACCATGGAAAGAGCCAGTTGTTTTTTTGCCTTGGCCATCCTTGTGTCAGTGGAGGAATTAGCAGACTTGGGCTACAAGGAGCCATGAAGGTGGAAAATATGTTCCCATTCTCATGCCCTCCAGATTGGTTTGGATTGCAATTAATAGAAAGTGGCTATTCAAGCTGGATTTGTAGACAAATCTGGAAGGCTTCAGGATGGAGAAGGGTGAGCTGGAGCCCTCTGGGCCCATTAAATGAAAAGTCATAGAGAGATTTCCGGGAGACCCCTAAATGTCTCTGTGCCTTGGTTGGCAAGGCCTGGCTCCTGATTTGCCTCCCTTGCTTATGCATGTGCAGAGTTTATTTCGATGTTTGTGATGGCTTCTTCACCAATTACAACTGGAAAGAAGAACACCTGTTGCGAACTAGAGAGGTGGCCAATAGTCGTCGGACTGACATCTACGTCGGGGTTGATGTGTTTGGACGAGGTGATGTTGTGAGCAGCGGCTTTGATACTAAGAAGGTAGGCTGGCGGGCACCCTGGCTGATGGGAGGCTGCCTTGGAAGCGTTGGCTATGCCAGGCAGGGTGCATCATCCTGCAGTGTTCATTCTGGTTCTGTCTGGGGACCACCAAGAACTAAAAGCCTGTCACATTTGGCATAAATGACCCTGTTAGACCAGCCTGTCTCTCTGCCAAGATAATTGGTCCTTGGGGGAGGAAGCTGTTTTCCCAAACCAGCCATGTTCTAGAGCCCCACACTGGAAAAATGGTGATTCTTGTTCCTTGTGTCTCTTCAGTCACTGCAGATGATTCGGGAACAGGGTCTTTCGGTGGCCATCTTTGCGCCTGGCTGGGTGTATGAGCACCTGGGCCCAAGAGACTTCCTGAAGAATGAGGACAAGTAAGACCTATGTGGGGAAGGACTTTCTTCTAGGGATGGCCTGCAGGAGCCCCCATTGAGGGGTTCATCTCTTTGGGGCTCTGGGCTGAGCAGGCCTGGCAGGAGAAGATTTTCAAGCCCATGGAGATGTAGCCCTTTTTGCTGCCTTAGTCAGGTCCCTGATGAGGTGGTCTCTGAGGTAACACAAAGACTGTTCCTATGACACCCTCTTTCCTCCTTGTAGATTCTGGGCCCTGCTGACGCAGCTACTGTCTATTCACCACATTGTCTCCCTCCCCTTTTGCACCAGCTTCAATCTGGGTATGGGAAACCAACACTTCAGTCATGGACAGGTAGGAGCATGTGGGAAAGAGACACTGGAGAGGATGAATGGAGCTGGGGGCGAGCAGGCAAGAGGTGGTGCTGTCATCCTTCTCCTTGTGACTCAACCCTCTTGGGGCCAGAGCTAGCCTTTCATGACCACCTTGCTGATCAGTGGGCTCCTACGGAGATCAAGGGCCAGCACTGTCTTCCAAATGTCACAAAGGGAGTTCTGTGACTAGCTATTGGTCTTGAGTCTTTTTCTAGGACTCTCCCTTGCTGACTTATTTTCCATCAGCTTTCCTTGAGGTCCATGAGACTAGCTCTAGGATTGCAGCCTCTGCGTCTTAGAATTTCAGTGTATTTCAAGGGCAGATAGAAAGTGGGACAACCTTTGGAATAgccatttttccccccttggagAATGGGCAAAGTGCTTGCTGATCAGGAGGGAACCTCTGTACATGTTCAGTACTTTGGGAAAGAAGAGGGTTATATATTAGAAAATGAAAGGGTGTGTCTAGTGCAGGAGGTTTGCTGCTTTCAGGTGGGGAAAGAGGGCATTTGTGCTGGAAGCTGAGTCTTCAAAGGCTACTAAAATGCAAGATGCAAATGTTTGGGGCTCCCAATGCAAATGGCCTTTGCATGTGCAAGAGCAGTCCCACTGTGCACTACCTGCTTTGGAAGTCAACCTATCCCAGCTCAGCCTGCAGTGGCTCTTTTCTCTGCTCAGGAGATGAGGACGGAGCCGTGGTACAACCTGAGTGCTCAAGAGGTCCAGCCAATATATGGCAGCCACAGGACACCTGATGGGGGCTGGGTGCGGACCCGGTGCTGCCTGCAAGAAGCCTGGTGTGGGGGCAGCTCCTTGCTGCTGGAGGGGGCCATCCCCCCCAAGGCTCGTCATGTCACAGCAAGGTGAGTGCTGGCTGAGGTGAAAGTCCTTGGTGGCATATATATCTTTCTCGAAGCTGATACCCTCCAGTTGGAGTTGCAAGATCCGCCTCCCAaacccttctctctctttctgggcACACCTTCCTCCTACAGGGACCCCTTAGCTCAGTGATACAGCTCTAGGAAAGCGTTACATCCCACTTCTACTTTCTCTTCAATGCAAGCACTGAatgcaagaaaaaagatacaagaaGTGTGAAAAGAGatacaaggagaaaaaaagaaaagatatataaagaagtgacttctgatcttctttacagcagttacaaacttactctctcccctccctcattaaaattacatcgtaattcccttcttcccatattcagcAGGTCAGTCCTCCACTTCATCCCGTAGGCTTCCCCTTATCATGCAGTGAAGAattaagccccccccccacccttgtTGGTCTCTTAGCCCTAAATCAAAAGCTTCCATTTCTCAGGGCCCTctgtaagccactgagagatcactAGCTTTATTCTGCCAAATCAATCCACAATGAAGAAGTCATGTTTTTGTCCTGCAGCAAAGCAGAAGCTTAAGTGCTCAAATGTGGAACAGTGAGATCTGCATAGGGAGGTCCACTCAGAAACAAAGATCTCTATCAGCTGAGGGCCAAGGTGGATGAAAAACCAATTTCCATCATCCAGTTGGCTAATAGTTATGATTGTGGCTTGTGGAAGAGATGCCATCTGCACAGCCCTTACTGAAAGAAAGGAATGTCAAAGGCAGCAGCATCATCTTTCCTGCCCTCCTCTTTCTAGGCTCTAACAATGACACATGTC
This window contains:
- the ENGASE gene encoding cytosolic endo-beta-N-acetylglucosaminidase isoform X2, with protein sequence MEEGELDQGKRRAKRAQEESGSGLEEDHGSAKGRFRPGLSLQQDMESQRSSILHRVVSFAPDPLPARQYDRRTTEPISFYLSGLEELLAWKPTRDDAFNVSTEPLAKHQPLLESHQPRTLVCHDMKGGYLEDRFIQGAKVRDPYVFYHWCYIDIFVYFSHHSVTIPPVVWTNAAHRNGVLMLGTFITEWADGEKMCESFLAGEEEAYRAVAKQLAAIAEFYRFDGWLINIENSLSVLAAQRMPRFLQHLTAEVHRLVPGGQVLWYDSVLQSGELKWQNELNEQNQVYFDVCDGFFTNYNWKEEHLLRTREVANSRRTDIYVGVDVFGRGDVVSSGFDTKKSLQMIREQGLSVAIFAPGWVYEHLGPRDFLKNEDKFWALLTQLLSIHHIVSLPFCTSFNLGMGNQHFSHGQEMRTEPWYNLSAQEVQPIYGSHRTPDGGWVRTRCCLQEAWCGGSSLLLEGAIPPKARHVTARLFSFQMPAPSRLFLVLIFKHKSHSHAMALAPLLSTRELLPHPGRGASAVPEPTRHAPSLLRTPPPDLARLLRGGEQHGEHGWQSRCYELELQNCFLDELSLTVSCHQPGQEEIPFTCHLGKIWVLDAASLRSLLAPNATSSMLPIDAAHVHWHRPSAEQLSVSLTLSWTYPPSKATCFRVHHRSGLCDRGSEPPLLLLGEAHACLYRVTQLAVPDPGAAASCHLEFLVEPVPNDGSHIDPAIWGKLLFVYSSPKLPERAATVSPRPWQ
- the ENGASE gene encoding cytosolic endo-beta-N-acetylglucosaminidase isoform X1, with translation MEEGELDQGKRRAKRAQEESGSGLEEDHGSAKGRFRPGLSLQQDMESQRSSILHRVVSFAPDPLPARQYDRRTTEPISFYLSGLEELLAWKPTRDDAFNVSTEPLAKHQPLLESHQPRTLVCHDMKGGYLEDRFIQGAKVRDPYVFYHWCYIDIFVYFSHHSVTIPPVVWTNAAHRNGVLMLGTFITEWADGEKMCESFLAGEEEAYRAVAKQLAAIAEFYRFDGWLINIENSLSVLAAQRMPRFLQHLTAEVHRLVPGGQVLWYDSVLQSGELKWQNELNEQNQVYFDVCDGFFTNYNWKEEHLLRTREVANSRRTDIYVGVDVFGRGDVVSSGFDTKKSLQMIREQGLSVAIFAPGWVYEHLGPRDFLKNEDKFWALLTQLLSIHHIVSLPFCTSFNLGMGNQHFSHGQEMRTEPWYNLSAQEVQPIYGSHRTPDGGWVRTRCCLQEAWCGGSSLLLEGAIPPKARHVTARLFSFQMPAPSRLFLVLIFKHKSHSHAMALAPLLSTRELLPHPGRGASAVPAEPTRHAPSLLRTPPPDLARLLRGGEQHGEHGWQSRCYELELQNCFLDELSLTVSCHQPGQEEIPFTCHLGKIWVLDAASLRSLLAPNATSSMLPIDAAHVHWHRPSAEQLSVSLTLSWTYPPSKATCFRVHHRSGLCDRGSEPPLLLLGEAHACLYRVTQLAVPDPGAAASCHLEFLVEPVPNDGSHIDPAIWGKLLFVYSSPKLPERAATVSPRPWQ
- the ENGASE gene encoding cytosolic endo-beta-N-acetylglucosaminidase isoform X3, which gives rise to MKGGYLEDRFIQGAKVRDPYVFYHWCYIDIFVYFSHHSVTIPPVVWTNAAHRNGVLMLGTFITEWADGEKMCESFLAGEEEAYRAVAKQLAAIAEFYRFDGWLINIENSLSVLAAQRMPRFLQHLTAEVHRLVPGGQVLWYDSVLQSGELKWQNELNEQNQVYFDVCDGFFTNYNWKEEHLLRTREVANSRRTDIYVGVDVFGRGDVVSSGFDTKKSLQMIREQGLSVAIFAPGWVYEHLGPRDFLKNEDKFWALLTQLLSIHHIVSLPFCTSFNLGMGNQHFSHGQEMRTEPWYNLSAQEVQPIYGSHRTPDGGWVRTRCCLQEAWCGGSSLLLEGAIPPKARHVTARLFSFQMPAPSRLFLVLIFKHKSHSHAMALAPLLSTRELLPHPGRGASAVPAEPTRHAPSLLRTPPPDLARLLRGGEQHGEHGWQSRCYELELQNCFLDELSLTVSCHQPGQEEIPFTCHLGKIWVLDAASLRSLLAPNATSSMLPIDAAHVHWHRPSAEQLSVSLTLSWTYPPSKATCFRVHHRSGLCDRGSEPPLLLLGEAHACLYRVTQLAVPDPGAAASCHLEFLVEPVPNDGSHIDPAIWGKLLFVYSSPKLPERAATVSPRPWQ